The Thalassotalea nanhaiensis genome has a window encoding:
- a CDS encoding acyloxyacyl hydrolase, with protein sequence MYKHSHHFILVGLFLSFTCCLLTPFLSHSEEMDLVSINMRASVSEETVLGKDAPENFEAYDLSANFALPWKNYSTSGWGLGTNLMASAGILRGSGENALVVSLVPELVLGTEDGRFNLDLGAGGALFSRHRFGKQDFGGPFQFTLTIGVTVPLYKKLKLGYRFLHYSDAGVNGSDTIGADLHMIMLSYRF encoded by the coding sequence ATGTATAAACATTCACACCACTTCATATTAGTAGGGCTTTTTCTGAGCTTCACTTGCTGTCTTCTTACTCCTTTTCTGAGTCATTCAGAAGAAATGGATTTAGTGAGCATCAATATGCGTGCTAGCGTTTCAGAGGAGACAGTGCTGGGAAAAGATGCACCTGAAAATTTTGAGGCGTACGATTTGTCAGCGAATTTCGCTCTACCTTGGAAAAACTACTCAACCTCAGGTTGGGGATTGGGTACTAATTTGATGGCAAGCGCCGGAATTTTGCGCGGCTCTGGGGAAAACGCTCTTGTCGTTTCTCTTGTCCCTGAATTGGTTCTAGGGACTGAAGACGGGCGTTTTAATCTGGATCTTGGGGCTGGTGGAGCATTGTTTAGCAGACATCGCTTTGGGAAACAGGATTTTGGTGGACCTTTTCAGTTTACTCTTACTATAGGTGTCACTGTTCCGCTCTATAAAAAATTGAAGCTGGGCTATCGATTTTTGCATTATTCTGATGCCGGTGTTAATGGTTCAGATACCATAGGGGCCGATCTTCATATGATTATGCTCAGTTATAGGTTTTGA
- a CDS encoding glycoside hydrolase family 2 protein yields the protein MKHLFKTLLINLTLVSTLSACNGADTDSSVDPLSVAKVVPFNQDWQFKKVSNKELAIENPTWTNVNLPHTAQIEPLIVNDQWQGLAEYKKTFIAPKEWQNKTLLIRFEAAMNHAHIFLNDVKLGEHMGGYLPFTLDMSKVINIGVENTLTVKLNNQDNPDIGPKPLKRLDFNTYGGLYRDVNILVKNSLHITDEIMANKVASGGIFITTPVVAEKQSSVNIKTHIANTEASKAEFTIRQTLLSADNKEVATISETVSLDANTDKQFSQDLLVNNAKLWSPNSPNLYTVTTELIKNDAVLESQSNRIGIRSFEFNEDHELLINGKVTFLRGVNRHQEYPYVGYATSPQADYRDAVKIKSAGYDYVRLSHYPHSKAFMNAADELGLVLLDAILGWQYFANTPEFKEQVLRTCHDMIRRDRNHASVLAWECSLNESKMTKGFMKQLNNVVHQEDTTRLSAGWKPDFDIYLQARQHRMKKNHYHEPTQPYNVSEYGDWEYYAQNAGLNQDAWQDLKKEERTSRQLLNSGEKRLLQQAFNLQESHNDNLTYPAFADGYWVMFDYNRGYYHDLESSGIMSINRLPKYSYYFYQSQRDPNIVSDNYASGPMAFIANEWRETSSTNVTVFSNAQEIELYLNDTLVARNKASDDKYSTMLKYAPFKFSLEGFTPGTLTAKAYIDGKQVATHQVTTPGEFTQLSVSIDTSGVAPATGTKDVVFVHATFLDADNVTVPLNNEDVVFTTQGDIKVLAPSSSASEQGIASTLIEIGNSLNGASITATHASGVSQTYTF from the coding sequence TTGAAACATTTATTCAAAACTCTTCTTATAAACCTAACTTTGGTATCAACCTTAAGTGCCTGTAATGGTGCCGATACTGATTCGAGCGTAGACCCATTATCAGTTGCTAAGGTGGTTCCATTTAACCAAGATTGGCAATTTAAAAAGGTAAGCAATAAAGAGTTAGCTATTGAAAACCCAACTTGGACTAACGTTAATTTACCTCATACAGCTCAGATAGAGCCTTTAATTGTAAACGATCAATGGCAAGGTTTAGCTGAGTATAAAAAAACGTTTATTGCGCCTAAAGAATGGCAAAACAAAACGTTACTGATTCGCTTTGAAGCAGCAATGAACCATGCCCATATATTTTTAAACGACGTAAAGCTCGGTGAGCACATGGGTGGCTATTTACCATTTACTTTAGACATGTCTAAAGTAATTAACATTGGTGTAGAAAATACCCTAACCGTTAAACTTAACAACCAAGACAATCCGGATATAGGCCCTAAACCGTTAAAACGTTTAGATTTTAATACATACGGTGGTTTATACCGCGATGTAAATATTTTGGTAAAAAATTCATTACATATAACCGACGAAATTATGGCAAACAAAGTTGCCAGTGGCGGAATTTTTATCACAACTCCTGTGGTTGCAGAAAAGCAATCTTCAGTAAATATTAAAACTCATATTGCCAACACTGAAGCGAGTAAAGCCGAATTCACAATTCGTCAAACACTGTTATCAGCTGACAATAAAGAAGTTGCGACGATTAGCGAAACAGTTAGCCTTGATGCAAATACAGATAAACAATTTAGCCAAGACTTATTGGTTAACAATGCCAAGCTGTGGAGCCCTAATTCTCCTAATTTATATACCGTAACAACAGAGCTCATTAAAAACGATGCCGTGCTAGAGTCACAAAGTAATCGAATTGGTATCCGTTCATTTGAATTTAATGAAGACCACGAGTTATTGATTAATGGCAAAGTAACATTTTTACGAGGCGTAAACCGCCATCAAGAATATCCGTATGTTGGTTATGCAACATCACCGCAAGCTGATTATCGTGATGCAGTAAAAATTAAATCTGCTGGTTATGATTATGTGCGTTTATCACATTACCCACACTCTAAAGCGTTTATGAATGCTGCTGATGAACTGGGTTTAGTATTACTTGATGCGATATTAGGCTGGCAGTACTTTGCCAATACGCCTGAATTTAAAGAACAAGTGCTACGTACTTGTCATGACATGATCCGTCGTGATAGAAACCATGCCAGTGTTTTAGCGTGGGAGTGTTCGTTAAACGAATCTAAAATGACTAAAGGGTTTATGAAGCAATTAAACAACGTTGTACACCAAGAAGACACTACTCGTTTATCTGCCGGCTGGAAACCAGATTTTGATATTTACTTACAAGCACGCCAGCACCGCATGAAGAAAAACCACTACCATGAACCTACCCAACCTTATAATGTTTCTGAGTATGGTGATTGGGAATATTACGCGCAAAATGCAGGATTAAACCAAGATGCATGGCAAGATCTTAAAAAAGAAGAGCGCACCAGTCGACAACTATTAAACTCAGGTGAGAAACGTCTACTACAACAAGCGTTTAATTTACAAGAATCACATAATGATAACCTTACCTACCCTGCGTTTGCCGACGGTTACTGGGTAATGTTTGATTATAACCGTGGCTATTATCACGACTTGGAATCGTCTGGCATAATGAGCATTAACCGTTTACCTAAATACAGTTATTACTTCTATCAAAGTCAACGTGACCCTAACATAGTTTCAGATAATTACGCTTCTGGTCCAATGGCATTTATTGCCAACGAGTGGCGCGAAACATCGTCTACAAATGTAACCGTATTTAGTAATGCACAAGAAATAGAACTTTATTTAAACGACACCCTTGTTGCTCGCAATAAAGCCTCAGACGATAAATATTCAACCATGCTTAAATACGCACCTTTTAAGTTTTCATTAGAAGGTTTTACTCCTGGAACGTTAACAGCAAAAGCATATATTGATGGTAAACAAGTTGCTACTCACCAGGTAACGACACCGGGAGAATTTACTCAGCTATCTGTAAGCATAGATACCAGCGGTGTTGCCCCCGCAACAGGTACCAAAGACGTCGTGTTTGTTCATGCAACATTCTTAGATGCTGATAATGTTACTGTACCACTAAATAATGAAGACGTAGTTTTTACTACGCAAGGTGATATTAAAGTTTTAGCGCCGAGCAGTTCAGCCTCAGAACAAGGTATTGCCTCAACGTTAATTGAAATAGGCAACAGCTTAAATGGCGCAAGCATTACTGCAACTCATGCCTCAGGTGTTAGCCAAACGTATACGTTTTAA